In a genomic window of Aeromicrobium panaciterrae:
- a CDS encoding alpha/beta hydrolase has product MTHTLGAAAGVATRLTGSAARSGMRVAVRRSGKVPDRSPLPPGTMINLEGRGETCVVDTGEPFPGAPTVLLLHGIATTASLCWFTTVDELRADHRVVLMDQRWHGRGLPADRFSLNECADDIDALLTTLDIEQVVVVGYSMGGALAQVLVRRHPGRISGLMLCSTAPTWKGNKAEALFYPVLGAITAISRRHTSSKVRSKADSLPPLSEIEQDDVMQWAWSEFRATSFWSLPEVLAELGRFDARKDLASVTVPSAVVVTSEDKVIPAERQLEMAALIPGAKTFMASGGHASVVLDSENWRPVFLEALADVTARIARKKPKADVLKTRLGA; this is encoded by the coding sequence ATGACACACACATTGGGCGCTGCTGCTGGGGTGGCGACGCGGTTGACGGGTTCTGCGGCTCGAAGCGGGATGCGTGTGGCGGTCCGCAGGTCCGGCAAGGTCCCGGATCGGTCCCCACTTCCGCCGGGCACCATGATCAATCTGGAAGGTCGCGGCGAAACCTGCGTCGTGGACACAGGCGAACCATTTCCCGGTGCGCCAACAGTGCTCCTACTGCATGGGATCGCCACCACTGCGTCGCTGTGCTGGTTCACGACGGTTGATGAGCTGCGCGCTGACCATCGCGTTGTGCTGATGGATCAGCGCTGGCACGGTCGTGGACTGCCCGCGGATCGCTTCAGCTTGAACGAGTGCGCTGACGACATCGACGCCCTGCTGACCACCCTCGACATCGAGCAGGTCGTCGTTGTCGGCTATTCCATGGGTGGTGCTTTGGCTCAGGTTTTGGTGCGGCGCCATCCCGGACGTATCTCGGGCCTCATGCTGTGCTCGACGGCGCCGACGTGGAAGGGCAACAAGGCTGAAGCCCTGTTCTATCCGGTTCTTGGAGCCATCACCGCCATCAGCCGGCGGCACACATCGTCGAAGGTCAGGAGCAAGGCCGACTCTCTCCCGCCGCTGTCCGAAATCGAACAGGACGACGTGATGCAGTGGGCGTGGTCAGAGTTCCGGGCGACCAGCTTCTGGTCACTTCCGGAGGTGCTGGCTGAGCTGGGCCGTTTCGATGCGCGCAAGGACCTCGCCTCGGTCACTGTCCCGAGCGCCGTCGTTGTCACGTCCGAGGACAAGGTGATCCCGGCAGAGCGACAGCTTGAAATGGCAGCCTTGATCCCGGGCGCCAAGACGTTCATGGCATCCGGAGGACATGCGTCAGTTGTGCTCGACTCCGAGAACTGGCGCCCGGTGTTCCTCGAGGCCCTGGCCGATGTGACAGCCAGAATTGCGCGAAAGAAGCCCAAAGCGGACGTGCTGAAAACCCGGCTTGGGGCTTAG
- a CDS encoding wax ester/triacylglycerol synthase family O-acyltransferase, with protein MSAARVHPAVERMDGVDAGFLYLETPAVHMHTLKIAILDPDEHLNYDSFVSGTLARLRRLPPMRRRIVPIPFGLNHPMWVTLNRINPKRHMFRHRVPGDGTMRDLEVLIGRIASTQIDRRFPLWELHYCEGLADGRVAIVGKMHHALADGAAANALLGNVTDVRSAAVPPAPDDVFESTDKIPGRLWLMKRALLDAIVQIVLLPALILRTVRGLFAAGRYRRTSGRDVPLPVLHAPRTSFNKSLTAPRSFATVTLPFGDVKRIRAQQEGVTVNDVVLAVVSGALRRWLVAHDERPSRSLTAGVPIGADESGSAPRLGGNRISNMFTTLATDIDDPIERLLHISRTSSSAKQIQRHMGLELMTDWGQFMPPSVLPIVVRAYSRTKGASLHAPAFNATVSNVPGPREPVSIGGARLSDVFSVGPLADGIGLNVTVWSYVSKLNFSLLACSDLLPDVEVLASYFPAALAELDLEPEVVSSATTAEDNPDEASA; from the coding sequence ATGAGTGCGGCTCGTGTGCACCCAGCGGTCGAGCGCATGGATGGTGTCGACGCAGGCTTCCTCTACCTCGAGACGCCGGCCGTGCACATGCACACGTTGAAGATCGCGATCCTCGACCCGGACGAGCACCTCAACTACGACTCCTTCGTTAGCGGAACGTTGGCCCGACTGCGTCGGTTGCCTCCCATGCGGCGACGCATAGTGCCGATTCCGTTCGGACTCAATCACCCGATGTGGGTGACTCTCAATCGGATCAATCCCAAGCGCCACATGTTCCGTCATCGGGTCCCAGGCGACGGCACCATGCGCGATCTCGAAGTGCTGATCGGGCGAATCGCCAGCACCCAGATCGATCGCCGGTTCCCGTTGTGGGAGCTGCACTACTGCGAGGGCCTCGCTGACGGTCGCGTCGCAATCGTGGGCAAGATGCATCACGCGCTCGCCGACGGCGCAGCGGCCAACGCGCTGTTGGGCAACGTCACTGATGTACGTAGTGCGGCCGTGCCGCCAGCGCCGGATGACGTCTTTGAATCGACGGACAAGATTCCCGGCCGACTGTGGCTCATGAAGCGCGCCTTGTTGGACGCGATCGTGCAAATTGTTCTGCTCCCGGCGCTGATCCTCCGTACGGTCCGGGGGCTGTTTGCGGCCGGCCGCTATCGGCGTACGTCCGGCAGGGATGTGCCCCTGCCTGTACTCCACGCTCCGCGTACGTCTTTCAACAAGTCGCTGACTGCGCCGCGAAGTTTCGCCACGGTCACGCTGCCGTTCGGCGATGTGAAGCGCATTCGCGCACAACAAGAAGGTGTCACGGTCAACGACGTCGTGCTCGCGGTGGTGTCAGGGGCGCTACGCCGTTGGCTGGTCGCCCACGACGAACGTCCCTCACGATCGCTGACGGCTGGCGTGCCGATCGGAGCAGACGAGAGCGGGTCGGCGCCGAGGTTGGGCGGCAACCGGATCTCCAACATGTTCACCACGTTGGCGACTGACATCGATGATCCGATCGAGCGTCTTCTTCACATCTCGCGGACCAGCAGCAGTGCCAAGCAGATTCAACGGCACATGGGCCTGGAGTTGATGACCGACTGGGGTCAGTTCATGCCGCCGAGCGTGTTGCCGATCGTGGTGCGGGCCTACTCGCGTACGAAGGGTGCGTCATTGCATGCGCCAGCGTTCAACGCCACCGTCTCCAACGTGCCGGGTCCGAGAGAACCCGTCTCGATCGGTGGCGCCCGACTCAGCGATGTGTTCAGTGTCGGACCGCTGGCTGACGGCATCGGTCTCAATGTGACCGTGTGGAGCTACGTCTCCAAGCTGAACTTCTCTTTGCTGGCCTGCTCGGATCTGCTTCCAGATGTGGAAGTGCTGGCGTCCTACTTCCCGGCGGCGCTGGCCGAGTTGGACCTTGAACCCGAAGTCGTATCCAGTGCCACAACGGCAGAAGACAATCCGGACGAAGCGAGCGCATGA
- a CDS encoding AMP-binding protein, with amino-acid sequence MQVVRRLWVALMEQLWVGKVLFGSRMMTLMRPDKYVGFVKVIRTQGTHSTSGFALAAVRAPNGIGIVDERGSLTWTEIQQRAGALGAGLIAANGGPVESVAILARNHRGFVDALLASTRIGAHALLLNTGFSGPQLAEVMEREGARVIVYDEEFDGVLTDVRGRVDGLVEVLAWTDGDVDGLTVDGLIGEHLRTPAPHASAPGRVVLLTSGTTGSPKGAQRSGGGPDELAGMLEAIPWRGGQKTVVAAPMFHAWGFGQLVIAATMTCTAIMRRRFDPEATLALVDEHDATGLSVVPVMLERIMDLPADVLDRYSLDTLRFVSASGSRMRPDSVIAFMDRFGDVVHNSYNATEVGQISVARPADLRIAPDTAGRAVRGSLVRIVDDEDADLAAGEVGRIAVRGTSPFDGYTSGASKDFIGDYMVTGDVGRLDSTGLLFVIGRDDDMIVSGGENVYPIEVEKALGAHDAVREVVVVGVPDEAFGQRLAAYVVPNFEVDAATLKDHVRSMLAGYKVPREVVFLDELPRNASGKVMARELPAVTS; translated from the coding sequence ATGCAGGTCGTACGTCGTCTTTGGGTCGCGCTGATGGAACAGCTGTGGGTTGGCAAGGTGCTGTTCGGCAGCCGAATGATGACCCTCATGCGACCCGACAAGTACGTCGGATTCGTCAAGGTGATCCGGACTCAGGGCACCCATTCGACGAGTGGCTTTGCGCTTGCTGCGGTACGCGCCCCCAACGGGATCGGCATTGTCGATGAGCGCGGCAGTCTGACCTGGACAGAGATCCAACAGCGAGCCGGCGCGCTCGGCGCTGGTCTGATCGCAGCCAACGGGGGACCGGTCGAATCCGTCGCGATCCTCGCTCGCAACCATCGCGGCTTTGTCGATGCCTTGCTCGCCAGCACTCGGATCGGCGCCCACGCGCTGCTGCTCAACACGGGCTTCTCGGGTCCGCAGCTTGCAGAGGTCATGGAGCGCGAGGGTGCGCGAGTGATTGTGTATGACGAGGAGTTCGACGGGGTGCTCACCGACGTTCGCGGTCGCGTCGACGGCCTGGTCGAGGTCCTGGCTTGGACCGATGGTGACGTTGACGGATTGACCGTTGACGGGCTGATCGGCGAACATCTGCGCACGCCAGCTCCGCATGCGTCCGCACCGGGTCGAGTCGTGCTCTTGACCTCCGGAACCACCGGCTCACCCAAGGGCGCCCAACGCTCTGGCGGCGGGCCCGACGAGTTAGCCGGAATGCTCGAAGCGATCCCGTGGCGCGGCGGTCAGAAGACCGTGGTTGCCGCTCCGATGTTCCACGCCTGGGGGTTCGGACAGCTGGTCATCGCGGCCACCATGACCTGCACGGCGATCATGCGTCGACGGTTCGACCCGGAGGCGACGCTCGCCCTGGTCGACGAGCACGACGCCACCGGGCTGTCGGTCGTACCGGTGATGCTCGAGCGAATCATGGACCTGCCAGCTGACGTCCTCGACCGCTACTCGTTGGACACCTTGCGCTTCGTTTCGGCGAGTGGTTCGCGGATGCGGCCGGACTCCGTCATCGCCTTCATGGATCGTTTCGGCGACGTGGTCCACAACAGCTACAACGCAACCGAGGTGGGACAGATCAGCGTCGCCAGACCCGCAGATCTGCGCATCGCTCCAGACACCGCTGGTCGAGCCGTACGCGGATCGCTGGTCCGGATTGTCGACGACGAAGATGCGGATCTGGCCGCGGGCGAGGTCGGCCGGATCGCGGTACGCGGCACCTCGCCATTTGATGGCTACACGTCCGGTGCCAGCAAAGATTTCATCGGGGACTACATGGTCACCGGCGATGTCGGTCGCCTCGACTCCACTGGGCTGCTCTTTGTCATCGGTCGCGACGACGACATGATCGTGAGTGGCGGCGAGAACGTCTATCCGATCGAGGTCGAGAAGGCTCTGGGCGCCCACGACGCCGTACGCGAGGTCGTTGTCGTCGGAGTCCCCGACGAGGCTTTCGGTCAGCGGTTGGCCGCGTACGTTGTCCCGAACTTTGAGGTCGACGCTGCCACCCTCAAGGACCATGTCCGCTCGATGCTTGCCGGCTACAAGGTTCCGCGGGAAGTGGTCTTCCTTGACGAACTGCCACGCAACGCCTCCGGCAAGGTGATGGCTCGAGAGCTGCCGGCGGTGACCTCATGA
- a CDS encoding 1-acyl-sn-glycerol-3-phosphate acyltransferase has translation MSDIDGRAPESVAKVLPFLRLAMKGYFRSEVRNMDRLPEGGVLIVSNHSGGLLPMDVPIIAVGIADVFGEGRPLYCLSHDVLFTGPLGPIMRKYGMIPATRENAHEVLTSGGATIVFPGGDYDCLREQSKANVVDFGGRTGYVRTALAAGVPILPVVSIGGQEDQFHISRGAALARFNPVLKAMRMPYFPISFGFPFGLTAAFPVNLPLPTKIVTQVLEPIDIAAEFGTDPDIAEVDAVIRGRMQEALDLLASQRRFPVLG, from the coding sequence ATGAGTGACATCGACGGAAGGGCACCAGAGTCGGTTGCCAAGGTCCTGCCGTTCCTGCGACTTGCGATGAAGGGCTATTTCCGTAGCGAGGTCCGCAACATGGACCGACTGCCCGAGGGTGGAGTCCTCATCGTCTCCAACCATTCAGGTGGACTGCTGCCGATGGACGTGCCGATCATCGCGGTGGGGATCGCCGACGTGTTCGGCGAAGGACGACCGCTCTACTGTCTGTCGCACGACGTGTTGTTCACCGGTCCGCTCGGGCCGATCATGCGCAAGTACGGCATGATCCCGGCGACTCGGGAGAACGCCCATGAAGTGCTGACGTCCGGCGGTGCCACGATCGTCTTCCCCGGTGGGGATTACGACTGCCTGCGTGAGCAGAGCAAGGCAAACGTCGTCGACTTTGGTGGTCGCACCGGCTATGTGCGTACGGCACTGGCTGCTGGGGTTCCGATCCTTCCTGTGGTTTCGATCGGTGGTCAGGAGGACCAGTTCCACATCAGCCGTGGCGCCGCTCTCGCCAGGTTCAACCCGGTCCTCAAGGCAATGCGGATGCCGTACTTCCCGATCAGCTTCGGCTTCCCGTTCGGGCTTACCGCCGCATTCCCGGTCAATCTCCCGCTGCCGACCAAGATCGTGACGCAGGTGCTCGAACCCATCGACATCGCTGCCGAGTTTGGGACCGATCCCGACATCGCCGAGGTGGATGCGGTGATCCGCGGCCGGATGCAGGAAGCTCTAGACCTGCTGGCCAGTCAACGACGCTTCCCGGTTCTGGGCTGA
- a CDS encoding alpha/beta fold hydrolase → MYDFGGSESAAGSESTAPPRLLTALEFPRWIGEYASSRTIDTVTRRNDVGKGRPVLVLPGFSATDFMTGRLRSHLRRRGFHVYGWGQGRNVGLTDELVDGLIERFLEIADRHDEPVSIVGWSFGGLLARRLAHEYPDRVRQIICLGSPWRAEGERTRATAMFEKSRVRYGLSDRARDIVDQLRQPVPVPTTAIWSRSDGITSWSGCSVDETTVPAIAENVEVLSSHVGMVASPVVLAVVVNRLLQDPADWHRFEWRQLAGRTSANQQRKPA, encoded by the coding sequence GTGTATGACTTTGGAGGCAGCGAGTCTGCGGCCGGTTCGGAATCAACGGCGCCTCCGCGTCTGTTGACGGCACTGGAGTTCCCTCGCTGGATCGGTGAGTACGCGTCGTCGCGGACGATCGACACCGTCACGCGTCGCAACGACGTTGGCAAGGGTCGTCCCGTGTTGGTGCTGCCGGGCTTCAGCGCGACGGACTTCATGACCGGCCGATTGCGCAGTCACCTTCGGCGTCGCGGATTCCACGTGTACGGCTGGGGACAGGGTCGCAATGTCGGCCTCACGGATGAGCTGGTTGACGGATTGATCGAGCGTTTCCTCGAAATCGCCGACCGCCATGACGAGCCCGTGTCGATTGTCGGCTGGAGCTTTGGTGGACTTCTGGCCCGTCGCCTCGCGCACGAGTACCCGGACCGCGTACGGCAGATCATTTGCCTCGGCTCTCCCTGGAGGGCTGAGGGCGAGCGCACCCGCGCGACGGCCATGTTCGAGAAGTCTCGGGTTCGCTACGGCCTGTCCGACCGGGCTCGTGACATCGTCGACCAGCTGAGGCAGCCCGTCCCGGTCCCGACGACGGCTATCTGGTCGCGCTCCGATGGCATCACCTCATGGTCTGGTTGTTCAGTCGACGAGACCACCGTCCCTGCGATTGCAGAGAACGTCGAGGTTCTGAGCAGCCACGTTGGAATGGTTGCCAGCCCGGTAGTGCTCGCGGTTGTCGTCAATCGTCTCCTTCAGGACCCCGCCGACTGGCATCGTTTCGAATGGCGCCAGTTGGCCGGCCGTACTTCCGCGAACCAGCAAAGGAAGCCCGCATGA
- a CDS encoding choice-of-anchor P family protein, translated as MTRGARNDKTLYDKTVVGRARSMSRRAKRTAASLLAFGLLAGGTASGAAPAQAVAYGGFSTAATATPIKLEIFEPVIPIPTEPQGEFDLSYTRVLGGSGPATSARASAFWPGAAVGEGLKTFGEQLGLPAALTGGGYPVQANAGFPGDTPEQYQEFFPGMIGRVKAGDKRTVAKVAYTPTDVNDGDAGDSKAPPANPLDALTGLFGATPAPSTNPLGTLGLLIDFDGMTSVSSSDYDGTTAVATATSRIGELRLLAGVIKLTGVNVVTKVTSTLDGGAITSQTVDVGGMTVAGQKFAYGPDGFTAVGKVTPIPGIPTSAADLLKTLGVAIEVPKPEITKSGSTAKIIAEAARVTIDTAPLRKNLPKLPLDDLVNGLPDLQQGNILKGLLLSINTIAPKIVLRLGYSEASASTITLADLGGGGAGPAAGAGGGLAPALDDVPPTTDLGGDDTTAAPVAKGMPPLRSLPMILLIGGALLASGVAWYLRQAGLLLFGGANDCSFGLQAGIPDLRKA; from the coding sequence ATGACCCGTGGCGCTCGAAACGACAAGACGCTCTACGACAAGACGGTCGTCGGACGCGCACGTTCGATGAGTCGACGCGCGAAGCGTACCGCCGCGAGCCTGCTCGCGTTTGGTCTGCTCGCGGGCGGGACTGCGTCCGGAGCCGCGCCTGCCCAGGCGGTGGCGTACGGCGGGTTCAGCACCGCGGCGACGGCCACTCCGATCAAGCTCGAGATCTTCGAGCCCGTTATTCCGATCCCCACGGAGCCGCAGGGCGAGTTCGACCTCTCCTACACACGGGTGCTCGGTGGCTCCGGACCAGCGACGTCGGCTCGTGCCTCAGCCTTCTGGCCCGGGGCGGCCGTCGGTGAAGGCCTCAAGACCTTCGGCGAGCAGCTTGGCTTGCCGGCGGCGCTCACTGGCGGCGGCTACCCAGTTCAGGCCAATGCCGGCTTCCCGGGCGATACGCCCGAGCAGTACCAAGAGTTCTTCCCGGGGATGATCGGTCGGGTCAAGGCTGGTGACAAGAGGACCGTCGCCAAGGTCGCCTACACCCCGACCGACGTGAATGACGGCGATGCCGGCGACAGCAAGGCGCCCCCAGCCAACCCGCTCGACGCTCTGACGGGGCTCTTCGGCGCAACGCCTGCACCGTCCACGAACCCGCTGGGCACATTGGGTCTGCTGATCGACTTCGACGGCATGACGAGCGTCTCGAGCTCCGACTATGACGGCACAACTGCTGTGGCCACGGCGACGAGTCGTATCGGTGAGCTTCGGCTGCTCGCTGGCGTTATCAAGCTCACCGGCGTCAACGTTGTCACCAAGGTGACCAGCACGCTAGACGGAGGCGCGATCACGTCGCAGACGGTCGATGTCGGCGGCATGACGGTCGCCGGTCAGAAGTTCGCGTACGGCCCCGACGGATTCACCGCGGTCGGCAAGGTCACTCCGATCCCTGGCATCCCGACCTCTGCCGCGGACCTGCTCAAGACGCTGGGGGTTGCCATCGAGGTACCCAAGCCCGAGATCACCAAAAGCGGATCCACGGCCAAGATCATTGCTGAAGCGGCTCGAGTCACGATCGACACCGCACCGCTGCGCAAGAACCTTCCGAAGCTGCCGCTGGACGACTTGGTGAACGGTCTCCCCGATCTTCAGCAAGGCAACATACTCAAGGGTCTGTTGCTGTCCATCAACACCATTGCACCCAAGATCGTCCTGCGACTGGGCTACTCGGAGGCCTCGGCCTCCACCATCACGTTGGCGGACCTCGGCGGAGGCGGTGCAGGGCCTGCCGCTGGCGCCGGAGGGGGCCTTGCGCCCGCTCTCGATGACGTACCGCCCACGACTGACCTCGGCGGCGACGACACCACGGCCGCTCCAGTGGCCAAGGGAATGCCCCCGCTGCGCAGCTTGCCGATGATCCTGCTGATCGGCGGTGCACTGCTCGCCAGCGGCGTGGCTTGGTACCTGCGCCAAGCAGGCCTCCTGCTGTTCGGCGGAGCCAATGACTGTTCGTTCGGCCTCCAGGCCGGTATCCCGGATCTCAGAAAGGCCTGA
- a CDS encoding ABC transporter ATP-binding protein: MSVPILEIVDLHAAYGRIEVLRGVSLSVPRGAVMALLGPNGAGKSTLLKVVSGQMEQTSGDIHLAGVHVRGAKADDLARLGLTTVPEGRSVFPNLTVEENLLLMSYAGVEAYKVFDTAYSYFPRLHERRFQLAGTLSGGEQQMLAMARALSSDPALLLLDELSMGLAPLIVDELYETVGQIAQSGVSILVVEQFARTALKISDYAAVMTGGRIVATGEPDEINDIMADVILGGAA; the protein is encoded by the coding sequence ATGAGCGTGCCGATTCTTGAAATCGTCGACCTGCATGCCGCGTACGGCCGCATTGAGGTTCTGCGCGGAGTCAGCCTTTCCGTCCCGCGTGGTGCCGTGATGGCGCTGCTCGGCCCCAACGGCGCCGGCAAGTCCACGCTCCTCAAGGTCGTATCGGGCCAGATGGAGCAGACCTCGGGCGACATCCACCTCGCGGGCGTTCACGTTCGAGGTGCCAAGGCCGACGACCTGGCGCGACTGGGTCTGACCACCGTCCCCGAAGGACGAAGTGTCTTCCCCAACCTCACGGTTGAGGAGAACTTGCTGCTGATGTCGTACGCGGGCGTGGAGGCCTACAAGGTGTTCGACACCGCATATTCCTACTTCCCACGACTGCACGAACGTCGTTTCCAGCTCGCCGGAACCCTGTCGGGCGGCGAGCAGCAGATGCTCGCGATGGCGCGTGCCCTGAGCTCGGACCCGGCCTTGCTGCTGCTCGACGAGTTGTCGATGGGCCTGGCCCCACTGATCGTCGATGAGCTCTACGAAACCGTCGGTCAGATCGCCCAGTCCGGCGTTTCGATCCTGGTCGTCGAGCAGTTCGCGCGCACTGCGTTGAAGATCTCCGACTACGCGGCAGTGATGACCGGCGGCCGCATCGTGGCAACCGGCGAACCTGACGAGATCAACGACATCATGGCCGACGTGATCCTGGGAGGTGCCGCATGA
- a CDS encoding ABC transporter ATP-binding protein — protein sequence MSLLHVKDVVVRFGGVTAVNHANFEVERGTVTGLIGPNGAGKTTCFNVITGLQTPTAGRVILDGKDITRMPVPRRARHGMGRTFQRLEAFGSLTVEDNVRVAIDIRDGFRGFMRAVDGSADAEIDALLERVGILDYAEERADSVPTGTARLLEVARALARNPRLLLLDEPSSGLDEAETEAFGGLLLDLAAEGRTVLMVEHDMDLVMRVCHEIHVLDFGSIIAQGTPEQIRKDPAVQKAYLGYSDEDVAVTKEVAL from the coding sequence ATGTCGTTGCTTCACGTTAAGGACGTAGTCGTCCGGTTCGGCGGTGTGACTGCCGTCAACCACGCAAACTTCGAGGTCGAGCGAGGCACTGTCACGGGCCTGATCGGACCGAACGGCGCCGGCAAGACCACCTGTTTCAATGTCATCACCGGGCTGCAGACACCGACGGCAGGTCGGGTGATCCTGGACGGCAAGGACATCACCAGGATGCCCGTGCCCCGACGCGCGCGGCATGGCATGGGCCGTACGTTCCAGCGCCTTGAGGCCTTCGGTTCGCTGACCGTCGAGGACAATGTTCGCGTCGCAATCGACATCCGTGACGGATTCCGCGGGTTCATGCGAGCAGTCGACGGCTCGGCCGACGCCGAGATCGACGCTCTGCTCGAACGGGTCGGCATCCTGGACTACGCCGAGGAGCGTGCTGACTCCGTTCCGACCGGCACCGCGCGTCTCCTCGAAGTTGCCCGAGCGCTCGCCCGCAACCCTCGTCTCTTGCTTCTCGACGAGCCGTCCTCCGGACTGGACGAAGCCGAGACCGAGGCCTTTGGTGGCCTGCTTCTCGACCTTGCGGCTGAAGGTCGCACTGTTCTGATGGTTGAGCACGACATGGACCTCGTGATGCGCGTCTGCCACGAGATCCACGTTCTGGACTTCGGATCGATCATCGCCCAGGGCACGCCCGAGCAGATCCGCAAGGATCCGGCGGTCCAGAAGGCCTACCTCGGCTACAGCGACGAAGACGTAGCCGTGACGAAAGAGGTGGCGCTATGA
- a CDS encoding ABC transporter permease: protein MTEFISYTIIGIFTGAAYAIAASGLVLTYSTTRVFNIAHGAVGMVFAFVYWDFSIRQDIPVWLSLVLVLFVAAPLFGVFVQRVLARGLGSAPVSVSLVVTVGLLVALIGVATQIWPPESRTLPQFFKGRMIEVGDITVTWHQVITVIISIIVAMGLYVLLARTRIGTGMRASVDNPELLQLYGGRPQLVAALAWAIGCSLAALAGILLAPVIGLQYYDLTLLVISAYAAAMLGKLTNLPMTYIGAMALGIGQSYVVGYLDKIPFHKEVPGLAAVIPTLFLFAILVLLPQAPLRIGQVKGIVSAPVPTLGRAAAWGAALIVGVMVLSVVLSGSNLLLVGTAATYAIVMLSLVLLTGYGGYVSLAQFTFAGVGAVAYAKIDQPNLLGLFIAVLVAAAVGALVAIPVLRLTGLYLALATLAFAQLMDKLLFQSAIAFEFNNPLKAERLSILGLNLDGTGRYAVMMTVFFVLIALVVLAVRRGRLGRILVAVRDSPAGAGTLGVDMRWLRVGLFAASAGIAGFAGALFAGLRGTIVAFDFQFFASLLLLLMAVVWGVTSVTGAALGGIFLMYLPVAQSDSPSIAGLLFLLLGLGAVILARDPNGLANKLFQIPGKFQDDVYPWLVKRFPALARSRYVDDDEFDDELLESQKEVDPDVVASR from the coding sequence GTGACTGAGTTCATTTCGTACACGATCATCGGGATATTCACCGGTGCGGCGTACGCCATTGCGGCCAGTGGTCTGGTGCTGACCTACAGCACCACGCGCGTCTTCAACATCGCCCACGGCGCCGTCGGCATGGTCTTCGCCTTTGTCTACTGGGACTTCTCGATCAGGCAGGACATACCCGTCTGGCTCTCGCTAGTTCTCGTGCTCTTCGTGGCCGCTCCGCTGTTTGGTGTCTTCGTGCAACGAGTGCTCGCTCGTGGCCTTGGCTCTGCGCCAGTCAGCGTCTCGCTGGTCGTGACCGTCGGCTTGTTAGTCGCCCTGATTGGTGTAGCCACGCAGATTTGGCCGCCGGAGTCGCGGACACTGCCGCAGTTCTTCAAGGGGCGCATGATCGAGGTCGGCGACATCACGGTCACCTGGCACCAGGTCATCACCGTGATCATCTCCATCATCGTGGCGATGGGCCTCTACGTCCTTCTGGCCCGGACACGCATCGGTACGGGCATGCGCGCTTCGGTCGACAATCCGGAGCTGCTTCAGCTCTATGGCGGCCGACCGCAGCTCGTGGCGGCGCTTGCGTGGGCGATCGGCTGTTCGCTCGCCGCTCTGGCCGGCATCTTGCTTGCCCCAGTGATCGGTCTTCAGTACTACGACCTGACTCTGCTGGTGATTTCGGCGTACGCCGCCGCGATGCTCGGCAAGCTCACCAACCTGCCCATGACCTACATCGGCGCCATGGCGCTTGGCATCGGGCAGTCCTATGTCGTCGGCTATCTCGACAAGATCCCGTTCCACAAAGAGGTTCCTGGTCTGGCGGCTGTCATTCCAACGCTGTTCCTGTTCGCGATCCTGGTGTTGCTGCCCCAGGCGCCACTGCGCATTGGTCAGGTCAAGGGCATCGTCTCCGCACCGGTGCCGACGCTCGGTCGAGCCGCCGCTTGGGGAGCGGCGCTCATCGTCGGTGTCATGGTGCTCTCCGTCGTCCTGTCCGGCTCCAACCTCCTGCTGGTAGGCACTGCGGCCACCTACGCGATCGTCATGCTCTCCCTGGTTCTGTTGACCGGTTACGGCGGCTACGTCTCGCTGGCCCAGTTCACCTTCGCCGGAGTCGGCGCCGTGGCGTACGCCAAGATCGATCAGCCCAACTTGTTGGGGCTCTTCATCGCCGTACTCGTTGCTGCTGCCGTCGGTGCCTTGGTGGCCATTCCCGTCCTGCGGCTCACCGGCCTCTACCTCGCGTTGGCGACGCTGGCGTTTGCCCAGCTCATGGACAAGTTGCTGTTCCAGTCCGCGATCGCGTTCGAGTTCAACAACCCGCTCAAGGCTGAACGCCTTTCCATTCTTGGGTTGAACCTGGACGGCACCGGCCGATACGCCGTCATGATGACCGTCTTCTTCGTACTCATTGCGTTGGTCGTCCTTGCCGTACGGCGTGGACGCCTGGGCCGGATCCTGGTTGCTGTGCGTGACAGTCCGGCAGGCGCCGGAACGCTCGGAGTCGACATGCGCTGGCTTCGGGTGGGTCTGTTCGCCGCGTCTGCCGGCATCGCTGGCTTCGCGGGTGCTCTGTTCGCCGGCCTACGAGGCACCATCGTGGCCTTCGACTTCCAGTTCTTTGCCAGCCTGCTGTTGCTGCTGATGGCGGTCGTGTGGGGTGTCACGTCGGTGACCGGTGCGGCCCTCGGCGGAATCTTCCTGATGTACCTCCCGGTGGCCCAGTCGGACAGCCCGTCGATCGCGGGCCTGTTGTTCCTGCTCCTCGGCCTCGGCGCGGTCATCCTTGCTCGCGACCCGAATGGATTGGCCAACAAGCTGTTCCAGATTCCCGGCAAATTCCAGGACGACGTCTACCCGTGGCTCGTCAAGAGATTCCCGGCGCTCGCCAGGTCGAGATATGTCGACGATGACGAGTTCGATGACGAACTCCTCGAGAGCCAGAAGGAGGTGGATCCGGATGTCGTTGCTTCACGTTAA